TTTataagccacacacacacacacacacacacacacacacacaagtcccTGGGCTATGCACAAGTGTTACACTCAGAACAGATTTTCGCGCAACCCATGCCCACGGGCCCACTCATACCAACACGCCTCACACCTTCAGTTATCCTTGGTGGAGTAGAAGGCAAACGAGTTTGCAAATACTGCAGTCATTATGTAGTTGCAAGCCTTCATCCTGAAAATAGTCATTAGCATGTCGAGCCGCATATTTAATACAGAGTAATCTCTTCTCTCGCAGATGCtcaagatccaaataaacacgcaCTAACTACCCCTCTCCATGAAACGCGCCTCCGCCTGCTAAGGGCATTCTTTGGGTACTGGGGCTGTTGCAGGGTCCCACAGCGCCAGGAGCCACAAACGTTCCCAAAAGTCCAGCCATTTACTACCGCACGCTCTGCGCAGCCACCAAAAGGGGTCACGGTGCTCCAGTACAGGAGCCGCGGTGCGGCCGGGAACAACTAAGGACGCTGTTGTTTGCTTCTTCCGCAGAAAGCTGCCAGCTGAAGAAGTCTCTAGAGACGGCCGGAGACTGCAAGGCGGCGGAGGAGAGCGAGAGGCCGAAGCCACGCAGCCGCCGGAAGCCCCGGGTCCTCTTCTCGCAAGCCCAGGTCTTCGAGCTGGAACGCAGGTTCAAGCAGCAGCGGTACCTGTCGGCACCCGAGCGCGAACACCTCGCCAGCAGCCTGAAGCTCACATCCACGCAGGTGAAAATCTGGTTCCAGAATCGCAGGTACAAGTGCAAGAGACAGCGGCAGGACAAGTCTCTGGAGCTTGGCGCACAcgcgcccccgccgccgccgcgccgCGTGGCGGTCCCGGTGCTGGTGCGGGACGGCAAGCCGTGCGTCACGCCCAGCGCGCAGGCCTACGGCGCGCCCTACAGCGTGGGCGCCAGCGCCTACTCCTACAACAGCTTCCCCGCTTACGGCTATGGGAACTCggccgcggccgccgccgccgccgctgccgccgccgccgccgcggcggCCTACAGCGGCAGCTATGGCTGTGCGTAcccggcgggcggcggcggcggcggcgggaccTCCGCGGCGGCCACTGCCATGCAGCCCGCCTGCAGCGCGGCTGGAGGCGGCCCCTTTGTGAACGTGAGCAACCTAGGAGGCttcggcagcggcggcggcgcaCAGCCGTTGCACCAGGGTACTGCAGCCG
This genomic stretch from Pongo pygmaeus isolate AG05252 chromosome 8, NHGRI_mPonPyg2-v2.0_pri, whole genome shotgun sequence harbors:
- the NKX2-3 gene encoding homeobox protein Nkx-2.3, producing MMLPSPVTSTPFSVKDILNLEQQQQHFHGAHLQADLEHHFHSAPCMLAAAEGTQFSDGGEEDEEDEGEKLSYLNSLAAADGHGDSGLCPQGYVHTVLRDSCSGPKEHEEEPEVVRDRSQKSCQLKKSLETAGDCKAAEESERPKPRSRRKPRVLFSQAQVFELERRFKQQRYLSAPEREHLASSLKLTSTQVKIWFQNRRYKCKRQRQDKSLELGAHAPPPPPRRVAVPVLVRDGKPCVTPSAQAYGAPYSVGASAYSYNSFPAYGYGNSAAAAAAAAAAAAAAAAYSGSYGCAYPAGGGGGGGTSAAATAMQPACSAAGGGPFVNVSNLGGFGSGGGAQPLHQGTAAGAACAQGTLQGIRAW